The Methanobrevibacter sp. TLL-48-HuF1 genomic sequence GAAATTGTTTATTTGAGAATAATACTGCTAATGATAAAGGAACAATATATGTATATACTAGGTGCAGTCTTTATTTGATGAATAATACAATAAAAAATTGTTCTTCCCCGAAAGATAATGGGATATATTTTGTAGCAGGTAACAGTATGAGTGATTGTTTACTAAGCCCTCATTACCTTACAATTTTAGATAATTCTTCAGTAAGAATTAATTCATCCAATATTTATTTAAAAGCTACTTTAACTGATGATAATGGTAATGGAATAACTGTAGGTAGAGACTGGGGAGATATGCCTATTAGATTTTATATTGATGGTATATATGTTGGTTCTTCTGATGTTATTAATGGAACTTTAAATTTAAATACTAAAGTTATATTGGATGGTGCCTGCACAGTTTCAGCTACATTTACTAAGTACACTTTAGTTAAAAATGCAACTCTTTTAGTTTCACTAAAGAAAAATGAGAAAATTTACATAGCTGAAGATGGGGATGATGTTTTAGGCGATGGTTCAGAAGATAATCCTTATAAAACAATTGAAAAAGGTTTTGAAGTTGCATCTTCTACATATGATAGTACAATTTATATAAAATGTGGGGATTATCTTATGTCAAATCCTATTGATTGTACTATTTCCGGTCTTTCTTTGACTATTATTGGTTATGATGGGCAAGTTACTATAAATATGGATAATAAAAATATTTTCACAAATATTGGGGCTAATTGTAATCTAAAATTGTATAATTTATCTTTTGTAAATGGTAAAGGTAAATATGGATCTTCTAGTGTAATTAATGTTCTTAAGGATGGTTCTTTAATTGTAGATAATTGTACTTTTAAAGATAATCAAGGATATTATGCGGGAGCAATACACAGTGTTTACAAGAATATTCAGATTAATAATTCCATATTTATTAATAATGGTGGAAATTCTGCTAATTCAATTTATGCTTCTGGTTTTTCTGTTATTTCAAATTCTATATTTTATGGTGTAGAAAATGGAAAGCCTTCAGTTTATAGTATGGGTAATATAAGTAACTGTACATTCATTAAAGGCTGTGCAATTAAAGGTTCTGGTTTTTCTGTGGATAACTCTACATTTATTAATTGTTCATCAGATTTAGGTGGAAGTATTCATATTGATAATAATGTTGTTAATTTAAATAATAATCGTTTTATTAATAGTTCTGCAACTAGTAAGGGCGCAGCAATTTATATGAATTCTGGTGAGTTATATTTAACTAATAATACAGTAATTAATTGTGTTTCTCCTAAAGATAATTATGTCTATGTTAATGGTGGAGTAGTTAATAATGCTATTGTTAGTGTTTTAGATAATAAAACTGTTGATATTGAAAGTTTTGGTGTTACTTTAAAAGCTAAAATACTTGATGATAATGGAAATGTAATAACTGTAGATTATTTATCTTTTTATTTAAATGATGAATTAATCGAAGAAGATTATAATTTAGCAAATGGTGAATATGTATTAAATTATAAAAAATTATTAAATGGCACATATTTAGTTTCTGCAGGTTCAGATAATCTTAAAAATTACACAGTTAAAACTGCTACTTTGAAAATCACTCCTTTAATGAATCGTGAAATTTATGTAGCTATTGATGGTAATGATGAGATGGGGGATGGTTCTAAAGATAAACCTTATAAAACTATTGAAAAAGGCATAAGTGAAGCCAATGCTTATAATAATATTATTTATATTGGTGAAGGAATGTTTAATTTATCTACTGCTTTAGAAATAAATGCAGGTGAAGGTAATTTTACTATGGCTGGTTGTGGTGATAAAACTATAATTAATTTAAATAAAAATGGAAGATTTATTGATGATATATTCGAAGAATCACATGTTAATTTAATGGATTTATGTATTATTAATACTTATAAGAGCAATTCTGCAGGTGGTGCAATTGTCAATAATGGTAATTTAATTATTGATAATGTTTCTTTTATTAATGCTACTGCTGCTGGAACTAGGGCTACTGTTCGTGGAGGAGCTATTTATAATACTGGATATTTATATATTATAAATTCTAAATTTGTGAACACTACTGCCAAACAGGGTGGTGTTATTTATAATACTAATTATTTATATTTAAAAAATAATACTATGATTAATCCTACTGCATCTGTTGGTAAGTATGTATTAACTACAGGTGTTGTTGATAATGTGATTTTAAACATTAATAATAATTGCACTTCTAATATTTCAGAAAATTCATTTACTGTTAATGCTACTGTAACTGATGATATGAATCATCCAATTACTGCAACTGCACAAAATAATAATGTAATGGTTAAATTTTTATTAAATGGAAATTCCATAAGCACTGCTTATTTAAAAGATGGGATAGTTACTTCAACAATCAATATGAAATTAAATGGTAATTTTATTCTTAATGGTACTTTTGGAACATCTAATAATGTTATTGTTAAAACTGCTGTTTTAAACTTTAATAATTCTCAAGTTTTAAATGATGTGTGGGTATCTGTTAATGGGGATGATATTAATGGTAATGGTTCTAAAGATAATCCTGTTGCAACATTAAGTAAAGCATTAACATTATCTTCTTTTGTTGGTGCAACTATTCATATTGTAGATGGTGTTTATAATACAAGTTTTATTAACATTAACCATTATGGATTATCAATCATTGGTGAAGGAAACAATGTTCAATTTAATTCTCCATCTTCATTTTTCAGATTTTATCATGATGCCCATATTATTAATTTAAATTTTATTAATTTGGACATGTCCAAAAATTTTATTTTCGATGCATATGGAGATACTTTAACTATTGATAATTGTAAATTTATTAATATTACCTGTGGATATGATTATGGAATAATTAAATCAGAGGCTGCTTTTGCAGGTATTAATATTTTAAATTGTACTTTTGAAAACATTAGTGGAACTTATAAAATTGGACAAAAAGGATTTTTAATTTATTCAGATGGGGGAGATTTAAACATTGTTGATTCTAAATTTAATAATATTACTTACAATTTATTAGATAGCAATATGCCTATTTGTAGTTTAATTTCTATATCTAATGAGGTTAGATGGATTCCTCCAACTTATTATCAAGCTATTACTACAGCATGTGGAAAATTTATTAATTGTGAATTTAGCAACATTTATGGAATAGATATTTTAAGTATTAATTCTGCCAATGCAGATATTGATAATTGTAATTTTGTGAATATTTCTGGAAATAAGGTAATTTCATTAAGTTTCTCTGTACTTGATAAATATGATGATTATAATGTAACTATTGCAAATTCTGTTTTTGAATTAATTAATTCTACAGATAGTTGTGTTTATAAAGGAATTAGATCATTAGGAGGTCAAACTGGATCTATGTCTGTTATGATGATAAATAATACCTTTAAAAATAATTTTGCATCAAAGTATATTGTTTCTGTTAGGGGATATGAAGGTGCAGCTGAAATATATCTTGGTAAATTTTTAATTAATGATTCTATTTTCATAAATAATGTTGTTAATTCAAGTGAAGGTGCACTTATTAGTGTAAACTCAAATTGTGTTGTGGATGTTTATAATTCAGTAGTTATTAATAATTTAAATTTATTTACAAATAATCAGTCATTTGTTTATCTTCATGGTTCTGGTAAAATTATAGTGGATAATAATTGGTGGGGTAATAATACAAGTTTTGAAGAAATTATTTCACAAATAAATGGTTCTGGATATGTATTAACCAATTGGGTTGTAGCTGAATTATTTGCTAATGTTAGTGACATTCATGTTGGTGATGTTGTTGAATTAACAATTACTTTTAAATCGAGTAATGGTTCTACATTAGCTAATTTTGTTCCTACAAGATTGGCTGAGTTTTTAGGAAATGTTACTTTTAATGGTTTGAATAATATTACTGTGAAGTTTGTTAATAATTTTGCTCATGTTGTGGGTATTGCTGCTACTGAAGGTAAAGTAACTGCAATTGTTGATAAACAGGTTTTATCTTTAAATATTACTAAATCTAATACTTCTTTAGTAGCTAATAACTTAACTGTTGGTTATGGAAATATGATTTTATATAATGTTTCTATCAGTGATGTTAATCAAAATCCTATTAAAGGAGCCACTATTACTATTGATATTGATGGTCAAAAATATAGTGCCATATCTAATGATGAAGGGGTAGCTATATTTAATTTAGGTAAACTAAATGTTGGTAAGTATAATATTAAAATTAGTTTCAGTGAAAATAATCAATACTTTGGATCAAGTAGTTCTAATGTTGTTATTGTAAATCAAACTAAAACTATAATTATTGTCCGTGGGGAAGATATTAATGTTGGTGAAAATGCACTTATTAGTGCAGTTATAACTGATGGTGTTACTGGAGACATTGTCTTTAAGTTAGGTAATATTACTAAAACAGCCACTATTATGGATGGTAACGCTAATGTAACATTTGATAATTTAGATTATGGTGATTATACAGTATCTGCAAAATATGGTGGAAATGCTAATTATTTGCCATGTGTAAACTCAACTATATTTAGTGTATCAAAAATGGATTCATCAATTAAATTAGATAATATTAAAGATATATTGGTTGGTGAAACTGTTGTTATTCGTGCTGTTGTGACCTCTGGTGTAACTGGTAATGTTACTTTTGTTGTGGGTAATAAGCAATATATTGAAAATATCACTGATGGGGGGGTTACTTTAACTATAAATGATTTATTAAGTGGAAATTACTCTGTAAAAGTATCATATAATGGAGATAATAAATATTTATCAAGTGAAGACACAACTGAGTTTATAGTTTCTAAAGTATCAGATTATAAAATTAATGTTAATGTCTCTACATTAATTGCTGGTGAAAGTGCTACACTTGAAGTATTTTTACCAAATGATGCACATGATAATGTAACTATTGTAATTAATAATAAACATTACACAGCTACAGTATTAAATGGTAGTGCAAAAGTTGTCATTGCACCATTGAATGCAGGTAAATACAATGTAACTGTAATTTACAGTGGGGATGAAAAATATGTTCAATCATCTATCAAATTTAATGTAACTGTGAATATTAACAAGAAAGTTAATTTAAACATTTCTGATATTGTGATGATTTATAAGGATGGTACTAGGATGGTTGCTGTTTTAACTGATTATAAAGGTAATCCTATTGTTAATGCTACTGTTTACTTTAGTATTAATGGTGTAACTTATGTTAGATTTACTGATGCTAATGGTTCTGCTTCTATAGGGTTAAACTTAGGTTCTGGTGTATATGGTGCTTCTGTTTATTATAATGGTTCTGATATGTATGATAAAGTAAGTAAAAATATTACCGTTACTATTAATCCTACTATTGTAGCTGATGATTTAGTTAAAATGTATCAAAATGATACCAGATTCTATGCTAAGTTTACTGACAGCACTGGAAAAGCACTGGCCAACACAGAAATCAAATTTAACATCCATGGGGTTTTCTATACTAAAAAGACAGATAAAGATGGTGTAGCTGACATGAGTATCATGTTAAGACCTGGATCTTACATTTTAACTGCTTACAACCCTGTAACTGGTGAAGAAAAAGGATTTAACATAACCGTAAAATCATTAATCATGCAAAACGATTTAACCAAATATTACTTAAATTCTTCTAAGTTCCAAGCAACTATCTACAACAAAGACGGATCTTTAGCAGTAAACAAAGAAGTAACATTTAACATCAACGGTGTGTTCTATCACAAAAAAACAGATGAAAATGGTGTTGCAAGCTTAGGAATAGCTTTAAGACCAGGAAACTATACCATTACAACAATGTATGACGGTTTGGATATTGGAAACAAAGTCAGCGTCATACCAACATTAGTAACTAAAGATTTAAATATGAAATACTTAGACGGCAGTAATTTTACTGCTTTAACTTTAGATGGTCAAGGTAAGCCATTAGCTAATCAAAATGTATCATTTAACGTAAATGGTGTATTCTATCACAAAGTTACTAATAAAGATGGTATTGCAAGCTTAGGAATCAGATTAATGGCTGGTGAATACATTATAACTTCCTATTGGAATGACTTCCAAACAGGAAACACAATAAAAATCAATCCTTAAAGAGAATTTTAAATAATTCTCTTACTTTCTTTTTTTATATATTGGGTGTCCGCCAAAATTGATTTTTTGAGGATTTATTGATTTTTTTTAAAATATGAGTGTTGGCAGAAATTATTAGCATTTGATTAATGTTTAATTTAATATTAATTTTTACCTTATTTTTTTTAAAAATGTTCAATTAATATATTGAACTATTTTTTTTATAGAATATACTTTATTTTTTACATTTGACTATGAAATTTTTATTGATTTTTGCTAAATCTAATGTATTTTTAGTAATAATTAATAATTAGATTATATGTAATGTTATTCTTAATAAAAGTAATTAAAATCTATTTATATTAGAAAATATAAATATATAATTAATTATAATTAATTTTATAATTATTTAATGGAGTATTTGGAGTTTTGATATATATGATTTTGAATAGATATATTTTGAATGATTTTAGTGGAGAAATTGAAAAAATGGAGGAAGAATTTCAACTCATGTATCTTGCTTCAGAAAATCATTGATGGTACTTTTAATTTCTTTAAAATTGAACGTGACACATCAGGTCCCGGAAAGCCACCTTTTAATCTGAAGGATATAATTAAACTTATTTTTTATGGGTATATTAATAAAATAACAAGTTCTATAGTGTTGGCTTATAATGCTAAGCATAATTATTTGTATAATATTATTTCACATGGTATAGAACCGAGTGATAGGACAATAAGAGATTATTGTGTTTATTTTCAACCGATCTATCGATTGGTAATGAGTTTTATATTAATTGTGGCAAATAGGATGGTTTTGACTGATTTTGAACATGTTTCAATTGATGGTACTATTAAAGAAGCTTATAACTCTCCTTTCAATATAATCAAAGAAAAAGACATTAGTTTGTTAATAAGGCATTATGTGATTCAAGAATTAACAAAGGATGAGATTAAAAAGCTTAGAAGGACTGCAAGGAAATTTTTAAATGACAAATCAAAATCTGATGAAGAAAAAGTTGATATTCTTTTTTATTGGTGGCATTTGCTCGATTATTCAGGTCAGGTGTCGCTTGCTTTGAATGATTATGATGCTAGATTAATGAAAACTAAAGATAAAGGACAGAAGTATCTTAAATATTTCATTTAACATTCAATTGGGAACTGATACAGAATCTAAGTTAATTTGTGGAGTTAATGCAGTTCAAAATCCCACGGATCATTATCAAATTCCTGCATTAATGAATCAAATCCTCGTTAATTTACAAATCAAACCCCAAAAAATTAGCGCAGATACAATTTATTCAACACTAGCGAATTTGCGATATTTAGATAACTTGGGTATAACTGCCTTAATTCCAACATTACAGCAAAATAGAGAGAATTCAGGTAAACAACCTGACAATCCATTTGCTATTGATTACTTTGTTTTTGATGAATATAAAAATGTTTTCATTTGTCCCAATAATAAAGAATTAACTCTTGATGGAGCATATCCGGCCCCACAAGAAAAAGAAAGGGGAAATAAAATCAAATTAGTCTATTCCAACTACTTTGCATGTAAAAACTGTGAATACAAAGGAATATGTTACAATAAGAACCATAGAACAATAACAAGATATGTACATGAAGTTTCATATAAAACTGAGAGATTAATGTCCACAGAAGAAGGAATAAAAGAATATAAAAAACATTCCAAGACTGTTGAAGCACACAATGGAACTTTCAAAAATGTTTATCACTATGACAAGCTCCCCATAACTGGATTAAAAAGAGTTCAAAACTTAATGTACACAATTGTGGCAGCCTATAATTTAATACGGTTATTCAACCTCATAAAAGAACATAATTTAGACTTACATTCAGTTATCAGTTCAATAAGATTCGTATCAACGAGTTAAAAAACATATTAAAATATCGAGGATGGTGAAATGAAAAAATGTTCAAATCTTAATAATTTCTGCCAACACTCATTTATATATTTGTCTTATTTATTTGTGTGTTTTTTAGATTTTTTTCTTATTAAATTGGGTGTTTTTTTGTTTAAATGGTGGTTGTTTCTTTTTTTCTTATTGGGGTGTCCGCCAAAATTGAATTTTGGCTGACTTGTTGATTTTTTTTAAAATATTGTTACATCAAGTTTTAATTGGTTTTTAATGGATGTGCTTTCGCAGAAATCTTCTAAATCTTCTGTTGTGTTTTTTATTTCTTGTTTTATGTTGTGTAGTCGTATTAAATTATATGCTAATGCATCTAAGTTTATTCTTTCTTCTGTTTTTACCATTCCGATGACTACTTCTTTTTCTATTTGGAATTGTTCTTTGAATATTCCAAATGGTCCTTCAACGCTTGATCTTTTGCTATATTCGTCTTTATATTCCTGTTTTTCCATTTTTTCGTTCATTGCTTTTTGCATTTCTGATCCGTATTCTGTGATGGTTTTGTGTGTTTGTTTGCCTGTTAAGCATTTGTTTCGTGCTTTGCAGTTTTTACAGGCTTCATAATTGTTGTAGAGTCTTTTTATTTTGTCTGGTTTTTCTGGATCTTTGTGTGGTTCGATGTATTTTGCGAAAAAGTGCATATATTGATTTTTTGGGCATTTGAATGCATCTAATTCATAATCATATTCAAAATGGTCTTTATGGTATGGATTTGGATTTAATTTTCCTATTTTTTCTTTACTTTGCTTTCTATTTGGTATTAAACCATCTATTTTTTTATCTGCTAAGTATGATAGTGATATTTGGTTTAAGTATATTGTATCGGCACTTATATACTTTGGTGTGGTGTTAATGTTTCTTATTGCTCTTTCTGCGATTATTGGTAGTTCGTAGTGGTCTGTCGGGTTTTGTGTGACGTTTATTGCACAGATTAATTTGGTATCATAATCGACTGCAGATTGGATATTATAAGCAACCATGAAGTTTCCTTTCTTTCCTTTCATAAATCTTGCTTCTATATCATTTACTGGAATTTTATCCTGTCCTGTGAATGTAAATTGTGTTTTTATTCCATATAATAGTTCTAATTTATCTTCATCATCTATGTCTTTCTTTTCCAATAATCTTTGAGCAGGTTTGTGAAGTTTTTCAAGACATTCAGGGTCAATAGGTCGTCCTTCGTAGTAATCGATCAATATTTGAGTTTCTTTTTTTGTAATGGTGTTGTTGTTGGAATTGTATGCTTTTTTGATGGTTCCATCAATGGCAACGTGATTAAATTCAGTGAATCCTTCATCAAAGGCCTTTTTTAATGTCATTTGCAGCAATACTTCAAAATAATGGCCATATTCTCTTCGATATCTTTGGATTGATCTTTCAGAAGGTCTAATATCATCGCACACGTATTTAAATATATCATGGTATCGCGCCATATCTGCAATTATTGATGTTCTATCAATATGTTGGATTTTGGCATAAATAAGCAATTTTAACATGGAATCCACTGGAAGGGAGTCTCTTCCTTTCTTTTTCTTGGGTTCTTTGATATTTAAAAGTGGAAAAACTTCTTCAACAAATTCAACAACAAAACGAGAAATATGATTCTCCGGAACATTCCAATCAAGAGTATTAATGCCCAATTTTGCCTGATTCCTATCAAACTTTCTTTTAACCATAAATAACAACACCAAAACAACTTATATCTAATATAAAATATGTACAACAAAGTATATAAACTTAACTGTCTTAAAACCATTAAAAATCAAAAATAAGAATAAAATAAAACTAAACAATAATTTAAAAAATAATTAAACCAAATAAAATAAAATAAACAAAAATTAATTGAAATATATTAAAAATAATAAAAATTAAGCCCAAAAATTTTTTTGACGAAAAATCAAAAATCAATTTTGGCGGACACCCATTGTTTTTATTGTTTGGTGTGGGTTTTTTTATATTTTTTTTTGTGTTTGTAAAATCAGAAATTAAAATTAATAGTTTTATATTATTGGAGATGCTTAATTATTATTATGTATGAGCTTAAAAAAACATCTCCAATTAATAATATGAAATCTATTCAATATATATTTTGTGTTGAATGTGAAGATACTGTTGAACGTGAATCTGTGTCTGAAATGGAAGATAATAGTGTTCAATTAGAGTTAATGAATCCTTTTTATGAAGTTAAATGTGAAAAACCAAGTGATGTGTCTTTTGATATGGATGAAAAGGGTGTGTTTTCTTATTCGGATCCTTTTTGTAAACATTGTTATTCTCATAAAGTTACAAAACATGGTTATAATGTTAGGGATTTGATAACTGAGGATGGTGAGCATTATACTGCTAAAGTTCAGAGGTATTATTGTCCAGTTTGTGGTAAGTATTCTCAAACTGAATTTACAGATCAGTATGAAAATTATTGTAATTTTTCTAATGAAACTAAAGCACAATCA encodes the following:
- a CDS encoding transposase, whose product is MVKRKFDRNQAKLGINTLDWNVPENHISRFVVEFVEEVFPLLNIKEPKKKKGRDSLPVDSMLKLLIYAKIQHIDRTSIIADMARYHDIFKYVCDDIRPSERSIQRYRREYGHYFEVLLQMTLKKAFDEGFTEFNHVAIDGTIKKAYNSNNNTITKKETQILIDYYEGRPIDPECLEKLHKPAQRLLEKKDIDDEDKLELLYGIKTQFTFTGQDKIPVNDIEARFMKGKKGNFMVAYNIQSAVDYDTKLICAINVTQNPTDHYELPIIAERAIRNINTTPKYISADTIYLNQISLSYLADKKIDGLIPNRKQSKEKIGKLNPNPYHKDHFEYDYELDAFKCPKNQYMHFFAKYIEPHKDPEKPDKIKRLYNNYEACKNCKARNKCLTGKQTHKTITEYGSEMQKAMNEKMEKQEYKDEYSKRSSVEGPFGIFKEQFQIEKEVVIGMVKTEERINLDALAYNLIRLHNIKQEIKNTTEDLEDFCESTSIKNQLKLDVTIF
- a CDS encoding transposase codes for the protein MGTDTESKLICGVNAVQNPTDHYQIPALMNQILVNLQIKPQKISADTIYSTLANLRYLDNLGITALIPTLQQNRENSGKQPDNPFAIDYFVFDEYKNVFICPNNKELTLDGAYPAPQEKERGNKIKLVYSNYFACKNCEYKGICYNKNHRTITRYVHEVSYKTERLMSTEEGIKEYKKHSKTVEAHNGTFKNVYHYDKLPITGLKRVQNLMYTIVAAYNLIRLFNLIKEHNLDLHSVISSIRFVSTS
- a CDS encoding Ig-like domain repeat protein, translating into MAVLSLLIVFFICLSSVNAMDLNDTFANCNNANFNHEKSMLSDVSDDVLLDDSTNDVEIYVNNSVDISGDGSKNNPYKTINEAVNVVTENHTTVIHIASGMYNITDNGNMTINFNHKNNNSLSFSGYGDTQPIINGYGMSSIFLNVNKEANIFLKNLVFMNLYGADNLIVNNGNMFIINCDFKNNKFTNFGSLIKNYNNLEILNSNIVNNIVNNTGNSLIVSHSISNNGKVYLDIINSTFKSNNGNSIRLSNYYNSILNVNDTLFEYNNGKCIDTQRGKSFIYNSRFVNNVGNRGVALMLDNEHCTDIRNCLFENNTANDKGTIYVYTRCSLYLMNNTIKNCSSPKDNGIYFVAGNSMSDCLLSPHYLTILDNSSVRINSSNIYLKATLTDDNGNGITVGRDWGDMPIRFYIDGIYVGSSDVINGTLNLNTKVILDGACTVSATFTKYTLVKNATLLVSLKKNEKIYIAEDGDDVLGDGSEDNPYKTIEKGFEVASSTYDSTIYIKCGDYLMSNPIDCTISGLSLTIIGYDGQVTINMDNKNIFTNIGANCNLKLYNLSFVNGKGKYGSSSVINVLKDGSLIVDNCTFKDNQGYYAGAIHSVYKNIQINNSIFINNGGNSANSIYASGFSVISNSIFYGVENGKPSVYSMGNISNCTFIKGCAIKGSGFSVDNSTFINCSSDLGGSIHIDNNVVNLNNNRFINSSATSKGAAIYMNSGELYLTNNTVINCVSPKDNYVYVNGGVVNNAIVSVLDNKTVDIESFGVTLKAKILDDNGNVITVDYLSFYLNDELIEEDYNLANGEYVLNYKKLLNGTYLVSAGSDNLKNYTVKTATLKITPLMNREIYVAIDGNDEMGDGSKDKPYKTIEKGISEANAYNNIIYIGEGMFNLSTALEINAGEGNFTMAGCGDKTIINLNKNGRFIDDIFEESHVNLMDLCIINTYKSNSAGGAIVNNGNLIIDNVSFINATAAGTRATVRGGAIYNTGYLYIINSKFVNTTAKQGGVIYNTNYLYLKNNTMINPTASVGKYVLTTGVVDNVILNINNNCTSNISENSFTVNATVTDDMNHPITATAQNNNVMVKFLLNGNSISTAYLKDGIVTSTINMKLNGNFILNGTFGTSNNVIVKTAVLNFNNSQVLNDVWVSVNGDDINGNGSKDNPVATLSKALTLSSFVGATIHIVDGVYNTSFININHYGLSIIGEGNNVQFNSPSSFFRFYHDAHIINLNFINLDMSKNFIFDAYGDTLTIDNCKFINITCGYDYGIIKSEAAFAGINILNCTFENISGTYKIGQKGFLIYSDGGDLNIVDSKFNNITYNLLDSNMPICSLISISNEVRWIPPTYYQAITTACGKFINCEFSNIYGIDILSINSANADIDNCNFVNISGNKVISLSFSVLDKYDDYNVTIANSVFELINSTDSCVYKGIRSLGGQTGSMSVMMINNTFKNNFASKYIVSVRGYEGAAEIYLGKFLINDSIFINNVVNSSEGALISVNSNCVVDVYNSVVINNLNLFTNNQSFVYLHGSGKIIVDNNWWGNNTSFEEIISQINGSGYVLTNWVVAELFANVSDIHVGDVVELTITFKSSNGSTLANFVPTRLAEFLGNVTFNGLNNITVKFVNNFAHVVGIAATEGKVTAIVDKQVLSLNITKSNTSLVANNLTVGYGNMILYNVSISDVNQNPIKGATITIDIDGQKYSAISNDEGVAIFNLGKLNVGKYNIKISFSENNQYFGSSSSNVVIVNQTKTIIIVRGEDINVGENALISAVITDGVTGDIVFKLGNITKTATIMDGNANVTFDNLDYGDYTVSAKYGGNANYLPCVNSTIFSVSKMDSSIKLDNIKDILVGETVVIRAVVTSGVTGNVTFVVGNKQYIENITDGGVTLTINDLLSGNYSVKVSYNGDNKYLSSEDTTEFIVSKVSDYKINVNVSTLIAGESATLEVFLPNDAHDNVTIVINNKHYTATVLNGSAKVVIAPLNAGKYNVTVIYSGDEKYVQSSIKFNVTVNINKKVNLNISDIVMIYKDGTRMVAVLTDYKGNPIVNATVYFSINGVTYVRFTDANGSASIGLNLGSGVYGASVYYNGSDMYDKVSKNITVTINPTIVADDLVKMYQNDTRFYAKFTDSTGKALANTEIKFNIHGVFYTKKTDKDGVADMSIMLRPGSYILTAYNPVTGEEKGFNITVKSLIMQNDLTKYYLNSSKFQATIYNKDGSLAVNKEVTFNINGVFYHKKTDENGVASLGIALRPGNYTITTMYDGLDIGNKVSVIPTLVTKDLNMKYLDGSNFTALTLDGQGKPLANQNVSFNVNGVFYHKVTNKDGIASLGIRLMAGEYIITSYWNDFQTGNTIKINP